In Paracholeplasma morum, the genomic window CTAGTATATCAAATAAAGAACTTCGAATTCACTTCTTTTTTTACAATTTTGCATTTTTTGCATAAATATGTAAGCGTTTGTATTAAACTGCTTTATTTGTCTTAATAAAGGCTTAAATGAATTGAGCGTTTCTTTTTTTTATGAATACAAATTTTATGAAAGACATATTATCGCATACCTAACAGATAATCTAATAAGTTAATAATTATTCTTTTAATGTAAAATAAAGAAAAAGCCACTGTAATTAGAGTGAACCCATAATAGTAGACACAAAATAAAAAGTGCCTATTTTTTTTGGTTCATATCAGTAATAGCGTGCTTTTTCTGAATGAGATTTTTTATATGTCTTTAATTTGACTGAATGAGTTCTTTTATGAACGGTTCGATTTCTTCAGGTCTAAATGACGGAGAGAATCTGTACACTACCTCACCCTTTTGATTAACTAAGAACTTTGTAAAATTCCATTTAATTCTGCCTTTATACAAAAACTTAAAGGCGCCTTTCTTACCATAGTCAACTGGTTTGGCCTTTTTTAAGTGTCTAAACAGGTCAGATTGATTCTTACCATTTACATCTATTTTCGCATACGTTTCAAACTTGGTATTAAATTTGAGCTTGCAGAAGTTAGATACTTCTTCGTCAGATCCTGGTGCTTGATTCATAAACTGATTAGAAGGAAAGTCTAAGACTTCAAGGCCTTGTGACTTATACGTTTCATATAAAGCTTCAATTGCTTCATACTGATTTGTATAGCCACACTTTGTTGCTGAGTTGAAGATCAGCATAACTTTGCCTTTATACGCCGATAAATCCGTTGTTTCATGATTCGCTTTTTGAACTTTGATTTGGTATATACTCATATGTACCTCCATTTATTATCTATATATTATATAATGTTTCATTCACAATTTTTATATAAATGCTTTGTTAATATATAAGAAAAAAGCTCACCGAAGTGAGCTTCTTGCTATAAAGTTGGTAATGCTTCTTCATACACGATTAAGCACACGTGTGGATATCCATCAAAGCTAGAACCCACTTGTCCTAAAATGAATCCTTGGACTGTGACTTCGGTACCGGTGACTTGTAATTCCTGGAATTTAGGCGATTGATTCGAAATGATTTCAATTGTATCCGCTCCAGAATTAATACTTAGATAAATAATCCCCTGATCATTAACGATTGTACCAGTGGTTTCTACATACGCATGTGTATATTCACTCATGTATTCGCCATCAACTATCAAAGCATCAAGATCAATTACGGTAGCTGTTTCATTGATGCCTACATAATTACCAACTTTCAAATATTCGGTATTATAGATACCATAAACATCTCCGTACATGTTTCCTACACTACCAAATAATGTAACTTCATGGCCAATCATCGTGCTTGCATCGACTTCGAATTCAAAATACTGAACAATACCTGTACCATCGTAAACATAAACGATACCATCAAAGTTATAGTCTATGCCAATGATTACACCAGATATTGCTACACCTTCAACTTCAGATTGGAGCTCAAGCATTTCGATGATTTCACCAATGGATATGATATTCATTGGATTAACTGTAATCATAATAGGAACAACCACGCTTAGATTTTCAAAGGAGATAGTCATATCCAATTCATAAGTTGTTTGAACGAGAACATCCGAAATGAATAGATTATAACCATCATAAGTGAATATGTCTGATACTTCTGAGAAATCTACTGAGAATTCTCCGCCATATTCTGGATGAGTAGACTCTAATTCATAGGATTGTGTTCCTAAGAAGACTTGATTGAATTGATTGATTGCATATTCTTGAATGATCGTCAATTTTTGTTCAGCAGTTAACTCTCCAACAACGATGTTATCTTCGCCACTTGGAACTATTAAGATTATTACTGGTTCAATGTAGTTCTCTACACCTGATATGTAACCCTTGATTGTGACATTTTGTCCATTATACGGGAACAAGTATTCATCTGAGATCAACATGATACTGTAAGTGCCATCTGTAATCATGTAATTCGCATAATTAAAGGTCACAGTTCCTGTAAGCGTGACGTATGTCATAGGGATGACATCTTCCTTTAGTAAAGGTTGTAGTTCTTCAATTGTGGTTGAAACTGGATTATTAATGATTTGATTGTCACTAGATACGATATTAATTAAAGGTTTTTCAAAGTCACTTCTGAGTGTGATCCTTGAGTTATAATTATCTACAGAAGCAATTACTTCAATAAAATCGCCAATTTCTAGTTTGTAATAGGTGTTTAGAAGCACATAACCAGAATCATCCATAATGATGTATTCATAGTAATTACTAGCTTCGACTACTAACCCTTCGACATAAACATAGTCCTGTTGTCCATAATGAATCAAATCAGCGATACGGGTTAAGTTATATGGTTCAACATGAATTGTAAAGGTCTTTGTTCTACTGTAATCATTAATCGTAATTACTACTGAAAGTTCAATTGTTCCTGGCTGTTCAAGTTCAACGACATTGTTATCGATATCTAGTAGGTCAGCACCAGATAATAATGTAAACTCTAATGTAGCATCGAAAATAGGGTAACTATCTGGGAAATCGATTTGTTGGTAAGGTCTAAATGTTTGACTGTAATAGTAAGTGCCTTGCGCGACAATCTCATCGACCATTTCAGCTTCATCAGCATAGCCAAGTAGAACTGAGTAGGTATCACCACTAAACAATAAGATGTTTCCATCAAGCTCGTCATAGACCATGAAGCCTCTAACCTTAACTTTAATGTTTTGATACCACGATAAAACGTGAGCTCCAAATTGGTCTACTCTAACATGGTTTAAACCATCTGGTGACTCAATGACATAGGAGTAGTTCATTTCATCGAATCTAATCACACCTGAAACCTCTACATATCGATAATCAAATGGATCTGTTGTCGTGAATGCATTAAAATCATTAATCGATATTGGGGTTGCTGTAAGTGGATTGTCATGACCATAACTTAATTCTACTCCATAATAAGGAACACTTAATATTGGTGTTTCTCCAACAAGTACTAGACTGCCATATAAAGACAACTTAGTACCTTGACCGAACCCTAAGAAACCTTCTAACATCATAAATCCGGTTTCATCGGCAATAATTGTGTAATGGGATTGATACGAGTTTCCAACCACAATAACCTCAGTGAAGAACGAATCTCCTTCTTCACCTAATAGAATTTCTTCAATGGTTGAAATGGCCTTATTAACAATAAAGACTTCAAATGGATACTCTTGAATGATGTCTTCATAAGTTAAAACAAGTTTAAACTCAATAAGGGTTTCATTTGGCGTATCCAGATGGATGACGTGAGTAACGGCATCATAATATAGTGCATTCTCACCAATTGCTTCAATTTCATAAGTTAATCCATCGAATGTTGCTACGACAGGTTCAAATAAGTTCCCTGGCATAAAGAACGTTGGCAAGTATTGAGAAGCCTCATCAGCAACTTCATCCATTTGAGATTCAATGGACTTAGGAATTTCAATATCTCTAAAACCGTTCATAATCATAAACATATTGCCTTCAGGATTAACGACACCATGTCCATGAAGGATTACTTCATAAGAAACATAGTCATCGATCATGTCTACATAGTCTGCATGATTGATGTTAACAGATAAACGATTTGTTCCATCACTTAGATAATAATCGGATATTAACTCATCATATAATAATGTACCTCTGATATTTAGATTGAGATATCCTGTACCATATTGACTTAAATCGGCATTTAAAAATGTCTCAATTGACATAGTGATTTCATCTGGTACATTTCCATATCCATCATACGAGACCACTGGATCATAATTTTGGTTGATTACTCTAGGCGTGTGTAGGGCTTCTAAATACCCTTCGACAGTGACGATATCACCAATGCTAAGATAACTATTGGAGTACACTAACACGGTTCCTGTTTCATCCGCTATTAACACCATTCCCTTATCGTTGTAGTCAACGACAACACCAGTGAACTGTCTTAAATATATCTGTTCATCTTGAAGAATACTATAAATCGTGGTTGGTTCAAGCTTAACAAAAATATTAAGAGCTATAGATATTGTTTCTGAATAGATCTTGTAATTAATAGTAACGAATAATTCGATTTCTGTCGTAAATCCAATCTCATCGCTAATCTGTCCTGTTGTTATATCAATGAGTGTTGGATCAACAGCTTGATATACAATCTCTGCCCCAGGAATCAATGGATAAGAAGTAATTAACTCGACGATATCACCTTTTTCATATTGATTAAAATGGTATACCGTTTGAAGATGATTAGAAATCATGTCAATGACATTTTCATCTTTAAGAGTAACTGATATCTCAGCTTGATTGCCTGTAAATAGTAATGATAGTCCTAAATGAAATGGGAATATCAATCCACTGATTGTGATTTCATTTCCGACAAACAGAGACAACATTAAGTTAGCTTCTGCCGTTGGATTGATTAGCGGTACGCAACCATCTACATTACAAATACCATACCAACCATCTGAGCCCATTGAACCAACAACACCAGTGATATTTACATATTTAAACCACTCACTCATCAGTTCGATTTCTAGGAATTCTTGGATGGTGATGATTTCACTGATTTGAGGCATTGGGTTATCAGAAGAAATAACTTTAGGCATTGAATCATCTGATGCAAACAGAACCACAATACCATCTTGTGTAAATTTATACCCGCTGATTTCAATGATATCGCCAAAAGTAAGATCTTTCATAATCATAATAGGCACTACGCCATACTCATCCATGATGATTCCAAGACTAGCTTCCTCTTCATAAAAGTAGACAAAGCCTCTTAAGGTAACGAACGTTTCATCTGGAACATTAGAAAGTGTTGATGGTGTAACTACCAATTCTGTTTTTAAATTAATATAGAAAGTCTTTTGAACTGTCGTTTCATTAAGCGTCACTGTACAACGGAGTTCGATGACTCTATCAACATCAGTTTCTAGGAACTCGCCTGTTTCAACGTTGAAGTAATCCTTATTGTCACCTATGGTTTCAAAGGATAGTTCAACATTAAAGTATGGGTCATATGTCGGAAGCTCAATTATCATACCAGCATAGAAGTTCATTTCATTGAGCATATCACCTGATTGGAGAACTAAGTTAATTTTCTCTTCATCAGTCAAAACGATTTCTTCATATGAATCTATATCGATACGAACAACATATTCCTCGTACTCATGATCAATACTTTCAATATAGAATTCTATTTGGACGTATTTTCCAAGGTATGGTTCCATATCTTTATTTGGATAGGATATTGGTGAGACGACAAGTGCGATATCATCCATCATATCTGTTAAGAAGTAATCATAACCATCTGAATAGATGAATGCTAATGTAGAATACTTAATTGTATAGATTAACACCTCATATGAATTAAACTCACGGAAGTCTATTAATTCAATTGGCGTTGCTTCTGGAATTAGAATCGTTTCAGAAACCTCTTGTTCATCTGTAACATCAACGATTGTTGGTATATCAAATATGAAGTCAAATGTTCCTGATACTTCTAATGTGTCTCCAACTTCTACTAACCCATTCACGCTAGAGACGACAATAGCTATGTCACCATCTGATAAGTAGTAACCTGATTTATCAGGAAATACATATGTGACGATTCCTTTAACCTTCACTGAAGTTAAGCGTGGCATTAACAACATTACATCGAAGTTAACATAACCATCATCGATGACGAAATGAGCGTAGATAATTAAATCTGCACTTGGCATAACATATGAGTTTACCTTCGTATCAAATGTAGGTTCTAAATACCAACCTTCAAACTTGAATCCTTCTTTAGTTGGAATGCTAGGTTGATAAGTTTCTAGGTATTCTACAGTTTGTTCGGATGTAACACCATCTACACTAAGTGTAAGTGTATACGAATTAATTTCAAATTTAGCATAAACTGTGATATCCCTAGCAGGCATTGGATCGTTACCTACGGCAACTTCATATTGATTATCATAGTACCAACCTTTAAATGTATACCCTTCTTGGGTTGGGGCTGTAAGTTCGATTAATTCACCATACTGAACGTTAATTGGATCTAATGTAACCCCAACAAACGTAATCTTATAGGATATCGCTTCAAACTTAGGAACAATAATGATATTTCGAGCAGGCATGCTTGTAAGTATAAATGCCACATCCCCTTCAAAATACCCTTCAAATGTATATCCTGCAGGAATTACCGGTTCTGGTAATGTAATCGATGCTCCAAATACGACATCAATAACAACATCCGTTTCTAAATCAATTGTGATTGAATAAGTGTTTGGGGACCATTTAGCATACACCCTAACAGTATCCATTGGCATATTTGTTAATGCGAATGCCGTTTCAAGTGTGCTATCAAAAAACCAACCTTCAAACTTGTAACCATCTTTAGTTGGGGTAGTAAGCGTTGGAATGACTTGATTATAAGTTAACTTAAGTGTTGCAATCGCGTTACCACCATTGGTTTCGAAGATAAAATCGTATTTGATTGGTTCCCATTTCGCATATATAACAACATTTCTAGAAGGCATTGTAGTAAAGCTAAATGCGGTTTCTAACGTTTGATCGGAATACCAATTTACAAATGTGAATCCATCTTTAGTTGGATTAGCTGGTGCTGCCGTTGCTTGTCCAA contains:
- a CDS encoding InlB B-repeat-containing protein, which codes for MRKRFLVIVVLLLGFLSACTGDKTIKVTFVSNGGNDIAEQTIKTTDSNITLPEPTRTGFEFGGWFTDELLSKPFSIADLLSNTGGLTLYAKWLPLASSHTITFNTNGGSEIATLTYEADENIVAPTAPTKTGHTFQGWYIDALLETAYTFSKMPNNDLVLYAKWTVNDYTITYNVNGGTAIDVTTHAYASVITEPTDPTKAGYDFGGWYADELLTTAYVFTSMPANNVNLYAKWTPKNFSLSFVTNGGTEITSVSYAYGSTITAPTAPTKDGFDFVGWYSDELLTTAYVFQTMPANNVTLYAKWTPKTYTITYNTNGGSEVAMASYTFGQATAAPANPTKDGFTFVNWYSDQTLETAFSFTTMPSRNVVIYAKWEPIKYDFIFETNGGNAIATLKLTYNQVIPTLTTPTKDGYKFEGWFFDSTLETAFALTNMPMDTVRVYAKWSPNTYSITIDLETDVVIDVVFGASITLPEPVIPAGYTFEGYFEGDVAFILTSMPARNIIIVPKFEAISYKITFVGVTLDPINVQYGELIELTAPTQEGYTFKGWYYDNQYEVAVGNDPMPARDITVYAKFEINSYTLTLSVDGVTSEQTVEYLETYQPSIPTKEGFKFEGWYLEPTFDTKVNSYVMPSADLIIYAHFVIDDGYVNFDVMLLMPRLTSVKVKGIVTYVFPDKSGYYLSDGDIAIVVSSVNGLVEVGDTLEVSGTFDFIFDIPTIVDVTDEQEVSETILIPEATPIELIDFREFNSYEVLIYTIKYSTLAFIYSDGYDYFLTDMMDDIALVVSPISYPNKDMEPYLGKYVQIEFYIESIDHEYEEYVVRIDIDSYEEIVLTDEEKINLVLQSGDMLNEMNFYAGMIIELPTYDPYFNVELSFETIGDNKDYFNVETGEFLETDVDRVIELRCTVTLNETTVQKTFYINLKTELVVTPSTLSNVPDETFVTLRGFVYFYEEEASLGIIMDEYGVVPIMIMKDLTFGDIIEISGYKFTQDGIVVLFASDDSMPKVISSDNPMPQISEIITIQEFLEIELMSEWFKYVNITGVVGSMGSDGWYGICNVDGCVPLINPTAEANLMLSLFVGNEITISGLIFPFHLGLSLLFTGNQAEISVTLKDENVIDMISNHLQTVYHFNQYEKGDIVELITSYPLIPGAEIVYQAVDPTLIDITTGQISDEIGFTTEIELFVTINYKIYSETISIALNIFVKLEPTTIYSILQDEQIYLRQFTGVVVDYNDKGMVLIADETGTVLVYSNSYLSIGDIVTVEGYLEALHTPRVINQNYDPVVSYDGYGNVPDEITMSIETFLNADLSQYGTGYLNLNIRGTLLYDELISDYYLSDGTNRLSVNINHADYVDMIDDYVSYEVILHGHGVVNPEGNMFMIMNGFRDIEIPKSIESQMDEVADEASQYLPTFFMPGNLFEPVVATFDGLTYEIEAIGENALYYDAVTHVIHLDTPNETLIEFKLVLTYEDIIQEYPFEVFIVNKAISTIEEILLGEEGDSFFTEVIVVGNSYQSHYTIIADETGFMMLEGFLGFGQGTKLSLYGSLVLVGETPILSVPYYGVELSYGHDNPLTATPISINDFNAFTTTDPFDYRYVEVSGVIRFDEMNYSYVIESPDGLNHVRVDQFGAHVLSWYQNIKVKVRGFMVYDELDGNILLFSGDTYSVLLGYADEAEMVDEIVAQGTYYYSQTFRPYQQIDFPDSYPIFDATLEFTLLSGADLLDIDNNVVELEQPGTIELSVVITINDYSRTKTFTIHVEPYNLTRIADLIHYGQQDYVYVEGLVVEASNYYEYIIMDDSGYVLLNTYYKLEIGDFIEVIASVDNYNSRITLRSDFEKPLINIVSSDNQIINNPVSTTIEELQPLLKEDVIPMTYVTLTGTVTFNYANYMITDGTYSIMLISDEYLFPYNGQNVTIKGYISGVENYIEPVIILIVPSGEDNIVVGELTAEQKLTIIQEYAINQFNQVFLGTQSYELESTHPEYGGEFSVDFSEVSDIFTYDGYNLFISDVLVQTTYELDMTISFENLSVVVPIMITVNPMNIISIGEIIEMLELQSEVEGVAISGVIIGIDYNFDGIVYVYDGTGIVQYFEFEVDASTMIGHEVTLFGSVGNMYGDVYGIYNTEYLKVGNYVGINETATVIDLDALIVDGEYMSEYTHAYVETTGTIVNDQGIIYLSINSGADTIEIISNQSPKFQELQVTGTEVTVQGFILGQVGSSFDGYPHVCLIVYEEALPTL
- a CDS encoding glutathione peroxidase yields the protein MSIYQIKVQKANHETTDLSAYKGKVMLIFNSATKCGYTNQYEAIEALYETYKSQGLEVLDFPSNQFMNQAPGSDEEVSNFCKLKFNTKFETYAKIDVNGKNQSDLFRHLKKAKPVDYGKKGAFKFLYKGRIKWNFTKFLVNQKGEVVYRFSPSFRPEEIEPFIKELIQSN